Proteins encoded by one window of Porphyromonas vaginalis:
- a CDS encoding leucine-rich repeat protein, with protein sequence MQYPLLSEYVSAITHANENLDQLKHLEVVQDEHGEPYRSSGAFAVVFKMRDPHTGQLYALKCFTEEQEGRAEAYRKIEEELEVAGTTYFTSMRYYERELFVDSSVSSESEFPVLLMDWVEGSTMELYIREHYHDSYAMEMLCYRFCRLAAYLRSQPFAHGDVKPDNIMVSDTGTLTLIDYDGMFVPSMQGESSPTLGTEEFRHPLRTPELFDATIDDFALASIALSLRAIALDSQLLDQYGAPDRLLFSASDYRDLAQSQVMQAIWRLVGDKDLCKLVGLFVLAHAEQSLASTSFQLLSTTRPEKPVVVPLSTKVTDEDRAEAYTDEYGVKFSPDRKRLLWAPRDLVSYTIPSTVTAICDGAFYSCESLTSLTIPNSVTAIGNDVFYHCESLTSLTIPESVTTIGSNPFIESTLQLDNRSPHFYVENNTLFTADKSQLIAYCSTQAFYSIPNSVTSIENEAFRGCSSLISLTVPDSVTSIGDRAFCGCSLLTSVTIPNSVTSIGHWAFEGCSSLTSLTIPKSVTMIGVNAFRNRTLQLENQSPHFYVENNVLFTADKNQLIAYYSPQTSYRIPDSVTSIAYGAFSWCSRLTSLTIPDSVTSIEDGAFYWSSITSLTIPNSVASIGDSAFACCSSLTSLTIPNSVTSIGDSAFEGCLRLTSLTIPDSVTSIGNSAFSWCDSLTSLTIPSSVTSIGDRAFESCSSLTSLTIPDSVTSIGDRAFCGCSRLTSLTIPSSVTSIGDRAFESCSGLTSLTIPSSVTSIGDRAFEGCLRLTSLTIPNSVTSIEDRAFKNYSGLTTLTIPDTVTTIGDCAFEGCSSLISLSIPKFVTTIGANPFRGLKLQLDNHSPHFYVEDNVLFTADKSTLIAYCSTQTFYMIPNSVASIGEGAFFDCKSLTSLTIPNSVTSIGDGAFYRCSSLTSLTISNSVTAIGDNAFRECSSLTSLTIPDSVTSIGNWAFKYCSSLTSLTISDSVSSIGDSAFESCSSLTSLIIPDSVTSIGNGAFKYCERLFSLTIPNSVTSIGDGAFYKCSSLTSLTIPNSVTSIGNSAFFGCWRLTLFTIPDSVTSIGDSAFKDCPSLTSLTIPNSVTTIGDGAFSSCRNLTSLTISNSVTSIGDRAFFNCENLTSLTIPDSVTSIGNSAFSWCDSLTSLTIPNSVTSIGEWAFSRCLSLTSLTIPNSVTSISNSAFEYCKSLTSLTIPNSVTSIGDWAFGYCESLTSLTIPESITSINNSAFSGCSSLTTLTIPNSVTSIGDSAFGDCSSLTSLTIPNSVTSIGNYAFEYCSSLTSLTIPDSVTSIGDMAFYGCSNLTSLTIPDSVTSMGQGALYGCKNLNQSTREELRNRFGERIFWYVC encoded by the coding sequence ATGCAGTACCCATTATTGTCGGAGTATGTCAGTGCGATCACGCATGCGAATGAAAATCTAGACCAGTTGAAGCATCTAGAGGTGGTGCAGGACGAGCATGGTGAGCCGTACCGCAGTAGCGGAGCCTTTGCCGTGGTCTTTAAGATGCGCGATCCTCACACGGGGCAGCTCTATGCGCTCAAATGCTTTACCGAGGAGCAGGAGGGACGTGCAGAGGCTTATCGTAAGATCGAGGAGGAGCTGGAGGTGGCTGGCACGACCTACTTCACCTCAATGCGTTACTACGAGCGTGAGCTCTTTGTCGATAGCAGCGTGAGTAGCGAGTCGGAGTTCCCTGTGCTGCTGATGGATTGGGTCGAGGGGAGTACGATGGAGCTGTACATCCGTGAGCATTATCATGACTCGTACGCTATGGAGATGCTCTGCTACCGCTTCTGCCGACTAGCAGCTTACCTACGCAGTCAGCCCTTCGCCCATGGCGATGTGAAGCCGGACAACATTATGGTCTCCGACACGGGTACGCTCACGCTGATTGACTATGATGGGATGTTTGTGCCCAGCATGCAGGGCGAGAGTTCGCCAACGCTAGGCACGGAGGAGTTTCGTCATCCGCTTCGCACTCCTGAGCTCTTTGACGCTACGATCGATGACTTTGCGCTAGCCTCCATTGCGCTCTCGCTACGAGCCATCGCCTTAGACTCGCAGTTGCTCGACCAGTACGGAGCTCCCGACCGTCTCCTCTTCAGTGCCAGCGACTACCGCGACTTAGCACAGAGCCAGGTGATGCAGGCGATCTGGCGACTCGTTGGAGACAAGGATCTCTGCAAACTTGTGGGGCTCTTCGTCTTAGCGCACGCAGAGCAAAGCCTCGCCAGCACCTCCTTCCAGCTCCTCTCCACGACCCGCCCCGAGAAGCCCGTTGTCGTACCACTCTCCACCAAAGTCACAGACGAAGATCGAGCCGAAGCCTACACCGATGAGTATGGCGTCAAATTCAGCCCCGACCGCAAGCGCCTACTATGGGCCCCTAGAGATCTAGTCTCCTATACGATACCAAGTACTGTCACGGCAATCTGTGATGGAGCGTTCTATTCTTGCGAGAGTCTTACCTCGCTGACGATACCCAACTCTGTCACGGCCATTGGAAATGATGTATTCTATCATTGCGAGAGCCTCACCTCGTTAACGATTCCCGAGTCCGTCACAACAATTGGATCTAATCCATTTATAGAGTCAACTCTTCAGTTAGATAATCGTTCTCCACACTTTTACGTGGAGAATAATACCCTCTTTACAGCTGATAAGAGCCAACTCATAGCCTATTGCTCCACCCAAGCTTTTTATAGTATCCCCAACTCTGTCACATCCATTGAAAATGAGGCATTCAGGGGATGTTCGAGTCTTATCTCGTTGACGGTTCCTGACTCTGTCACTTCCATTGGCGATAGGGCATTCTGTGGGTGTTCTCTTCTTACCTCGGTAACGATTCCCAACTCTGTTACCTCCATTGGGCACTGGGCATTTGAAGGTTGCTCTAGTCTTACCTCGTTGACGATTCCAAAGTCTGTTACAATGATTGGAGTCAATGCTTTTAGGAACCGAACCCTTCAGTTAGAAAATCAGTCTCCACACTTTTATGTGGAAAACAATGTTCTCTTTACAGCAGATAAGAATCAACTTATAGCCTACTACTCTCCTCAAACTTCTTACCGCATTCCCGACTCTGTCACCTCCATTGCTTACGGAGCATTCTCTTGGTGTTCTCGTCTTACCTCGTTGACAATTCCTGACTCAGTCACCTCCATTGAAGATGGTGCTTTCTATTGGAGCTCTATTACCTCGTTGACGATTCCTAACTCTGTCGCCTCCATTGGCGATAGTGCATTTGCGTGTTGCAGTAGTCTTACCTCGTTAACGATTCCTAACTCTGTTACCTCCATTGGCGATAGTGCATTTGAAGGTTGCCTTAGACTCACCTCGTTGACAATCCCCGACTCTGTTACCTCCATTGGTAATTCGGCATTCTCTTGGTGCGATAGTCTTACCTCGTTAACAATCCCCAGTTCTGTTACCTCCATTGGCGACAGGGCATTTGAGAGTTGCTCTAGTCTTACTTCGTTGACGATTCCTGACTCTGTTACCTCCATTGGTGATAGGGCATTCTGTGGTTGCTCTCGTCTTACCTCGTTAACAATCCCCAGTTCTGTTACCTCCATTGGCGACAGGGCATTTGAGAGTTGCTCTGGTCTTACCTCGTTAACGATTCCAAGCTCTGTCACCTCCATTGGCGACAGAGCATTTGAAGGTTGCCTTAGACTTACCTCGTTAACAATCCCCAATTCTGTCACCTCCATTGAAGACAGAGCTTTTAAGAATTACTCTGGTCTTACCACGCTGACTATTCCTGACACTGTTACAACGATTGGAGACTGCGCATTTGAAGGTTGCTCTAGTCTCATCTCGTTGTCGATTCCGAAGTTCGTTACGACGATTGGAGCTAATCCATTTAGAGGACTAAAACTACAGTTAGATAATCACTCTCCACACTTTTATGTGGAGGACAATGTCCTCTTTACAGCTGATAAGAGCACCCTTATAGCATATTGCTCTACCCAAACTTTTTATATGATCCCCAATTCTGTTGCATCTATTGGTGAGGGGGCATTTTTTGATTGCAAGAGTCTTACCTCGTTGACGATTCCTAACTCTGTCACCTCCATTGGAGATGGTGCATTCTATAGGTGCAGTAGTCTTACCTCGTTGACGATTTCTAACTCTGTCACCGCCATCGGAGACAATGCATTTCGGGAATGCTCGAGTCTTACCTCATTGACAATTCCCGACTCTGTCACCTCCATTGGAAACTGGGCATTTAAGTATTGCTCTAGTCTCACCTCTTTGACGATTTCCGATTCAGTCTCATCCATTGGTGATAGTGCATTCGAAAGTTGCTCTAGTCTTACCTCGTTGATAATTCCCGACTCTGTCACCTCCATTGGAAATGGTGCGTTCAAATATTGCGAGAGACTTTTCTCGTTGACGATTCCTAACTCTGTCACTTCCATAGGAGATGGTGCATTCTATAAGTGCAGTAGTCTTACCTCGTTGACGATTCCTAACTCAGTCACCTCCATTGGCAACAGCGCGTTCTTCGGTTGTTGGCGTCTTACCTTGTTTACGATTCCCGACTCTGTCACCTCCATTGGCGACAGTGCATTTAAAGACTGCCCTAGTCTTACCTCGTTGACAATTCCGAACTCTGTTACAACCATTGGAGATGGGGCATTCTCAAGTTGTAGAAATCTTACCTCATTGACGATTTCTAACTCTGTCACTTCCATTGGAGATAGAGCATTTTTTAATTGCGAAAATCTTACCTCGTTGACGATTCCCGACTCTGTTACCTCCATTGGTAATTCGGCATTCTCTTGGTGCGATAGTCTTACCTCGTTGACGATTCCCAACTCTGTCACTTCTATTGGAGAATGGGCGTTCTCTAGGTGCTTGAGTCTTACCTCGTTGACGATTCCCAACTCTGTCACCTCCATTAGCAACAGTGCATTTGAGTATTGCAAGAGTCTTACCTCGTTGACGATTCCAAACTCTGTCACCTCCATTGGAGACTGGGCATTTGGGTATTGCGAGAGTCTTACCTCGTTGACGATTCCCGAATCTATCACCTCCATTAACAATAGTGCATTCTCAGGTTGCTCTAGTCTTACCACGTTGACAATTCCCAACTCTGTCACTTCCATTGGAGACAGTGCATTTGGGGATTGCTCTAGTCTTACCTCGTTGACGATTCCCAACTCTGTCACTTCCATTGGAAATTATGCATTTGAGTATTGCTCTAGTCTTACCTCGTTGACGATTCCAGACTCTGTTACCTCCATTGGAGACATGGCATTTTATGGTTGCTCGAATCTTACTTCGTTGACGATTCCCGACTCTGTCACCTCCATGGGACAAGGAGCTTTGTATGGATGCAAAAATCTTAATCAGTCCACTAGAGAAGAGCTAAGAAATAGATTTGGTGAGCGAATCTTTTGGTACGTGTGTTGA